A genome region from Candidatus Methylomirabilota bacterium includes the following:
- a CDS encoding DinB family protein → MLPHALQEIADGLEHRRAQVLAEVEGLSQSQADWKPAPDQWSLGEVLHHLVLAEGIAGKMVSVAIKHAAEAGRLPRYPADVHAFPWQQPSPDDRWIVRVPEPAAPTHGQPIADLREAMAKQRALTGKVMQRLAAVDPRAITAVHPLIGEMNAAQWITFCEYHMRVHLRQLKDVKAASRPST, encoded by the coding sequence ATGCTTCCTCATGCGCTCCAGGAGATCGCGGACGGTCTTGAGCATCGCCGCGCTCAGGTTCTCGCTGAAGTCGAAGGTTTGTCACAGAGCCAAGCCGACTGGAAACCAGCGCCCGACCAATGGTCTCTCGGAGAAGTTCTCCACCACCTCGTACTGGCCGAGGGCATCGCTGGCAAAATGGTGAGCGTGGCAATCAAGCATGCTGCGGAGGCGGGACGATTGCCACGGTATCCTGCCGATGTTCACGCCTTCCCGTGGCAACAGCCGAGCCCGGATGATCGTTGGATAGTGCGGGTCCCAGAGCCAGCGGCGCCAACTCACGGCCAGCCAATCGCCGATCTACGTGAGGCCATGGCAAAGCAGCGTGCGCTGACCGGGAAAGTCATGCAGCGGCTGGCAGCGGTGGATCCTCGTGCGATTACCGCTGTGCATCCGCTCATCGGCGAGATGAACGCGGCTCAATGGATCACCTTTTGCGAGTATCACATGCGTGTTCATCTGCGCCAGTTGAAGGACGTCAAGGCCGCCAGCCGTCCCTCAACATGA